One part of the Methylobacterium mesophilicum SR1.6/6 genome encodes these proteins:
- a CDS encoding helix-turn-helix domain-containing protein, with product MQPFFSTDGIHPKNAFRRWRETICERLIPIDQQPLHEVPFQGRLDVTSIGPVPISRMAHTAMRTEATPDAIRRHGQPDRLYASMKLSGHDTLQQGDREAVIRTGDFVLIDARPAVCEANTGISLVVDLPRERFEAMLGPSRLFCALTVGADLASTALANTFFQELGRVGDQLTPDAAARMALIGTDLIIASLAERMAQEMPGSIHGNVTVQRAKAYVEANLEDPNLDPPQLAAAMGVSLRRLQELFHERGRHISDYIWERRLEAAARRLSDPACTHLTIGMLAYGCGFTSQAHFARRFKDRYGTSPREYRRANGRDVQPVASTDRLSSRSAE from the coding sequence ATGCAACCGTTCTTCTCGACAGACGGAATTCACCCCAAGAACGCGTTCCGGCGATGGCGGGAGACGATCTGCGAGCGCTTGATCCCGATCGACCAGCAACCCCTCCACGAGGTTCCGTTCCAAGGCAGGCTGGACGTCACCAGCATCGGGCCCGTGCCGATCTCCAGAATGGCCCACACAGCCATGCGGACTGAGGCGACCCCCGACGCGATCCGGCGCCATGGGCAGCCCGACCGCCTCTACGCGTCCATGAAGCTCTCCGGCCATGACACCCTCCAGCAAGGCGATCGGGAGGCTGTGATCCGGACGGGCGACTTCGTCCTCATCGACGCACGCCCGGCCGTCTGCGAGGCAAACACGGGTATCTCCCTCGTCGTCGATCTGCCGCGCGAGCGCTTCGAGGCCATGCTGGGCCCGTCCCGGCTGTTCTGTGCACTCACGGTCGGAGCGGACCTCGCCTCCACGGCCCTGGCAAACACCTTCTTCCAAGAGCTGGGGCGCGTGGGCGATCAGCTCACTCCCGACGCGGCCGCGCGCATGGCGTTGATCGGAACAGACCTGATCATAGCGAGCCTCGCCGAACGGATGGCGCAGGAGATGCCGGGTTCCATCCACGGCAACGTCACAGTCCAGCGCGCCAAGGCTTATGTCGAGGCCAATCTAGAAGACCCGAACTTGGACCCACCTCAGCTCGCCGCCGCGATGGGCGTGTCGCTTCGCCGACTGCAGGAGCTGTTCCACGAGCGCGGTCGGCACATCTCCGATTACATCTGGGAACGCCGGCTGGAGGCGGCAGCCAGGCGCCTGAGCGACCCGGCCTGCACCCACCTGACGATCGGCATGCTGGCCTATGGCTGCGGCTTTACGAGCCAAGCGCATTTCGCGCGCCGCTTCAAGGATCGCTACGGCACGAGCCCGCGTGAGTACCGGCGGGCGAACGGGCGGGACGTGCAGCCGGTCGCGTCCACTGACAGGCTGTCATCCCGCTCAGCTGAGTGA
- a CDS encoding DUF2852 domain-containing protein: protein MPIMPWIHDALYVGGFAGLVLVARQALAGRELKLSGLPGLERLRRPFGPGAVSRERPWFPSARTSGNTAFDAWRDGEISRIEAERRALETRLREFLGFVDKLKRARDRETFERFVAEHPHGAGSVVDIVPTDGRADHRPG from the coding sequence ATGCCCATCATGCCCTGGATCCATGATGCCCTCTATGTCGGCGGTTTCGCCGGGCTCGTCCTCGTGGCGCGGCAGGCGCTCGCAGGGCGCGAACTCAAGCTATCCGGCCTGCCGGGCCTCGAACGCCTCCGCCGACCATTCGGACCCGGCGCCGTGTCCCGCGAACGGCCGTGGTTCCCATCGGCCCGGACCAGCGGCAACACCGCTTTCGACGCGTGGCGCGACGGCGAGATCAGCCGCATCGAGGCTGAGCGCCGCGCCCTCGAGACCCGTCTCCGGGAATTCCTGGGCTTCGTCGACAAGCTGAAGCGCGCCAGGGATCGCGAGACCTTCGAACGCTTCGTGGCCGAACATCCCCATGGAGCAGGGTCGGTCGTCGACATCGTCCCGACCGACGGTCGGGCCGATCACCGACCCGGTTAG
- a CDS encoding HWE histidine kinase domain-containing protein translates to MDQLSASQPTPEIDLTSCDREPIHILGAVQGFGFLLGVSPDWIVTRASDNVAAWLGQGADALLGLPLDAVLDREAIHTLRGHLQTLRGPDAVDRVFGLRLVPGGEPFDVALHRSGDTIVIEAEPSATEHLSAGNLVRSMVTRLQQTVGFDPLCREAARQMRALTGFDRVMVYRFAEDHSGEVVAEAVRSGLDPYLGLHYPASDIPRQARALYERNWLRIIADVDDPGAAVVPSRDPDGRPLDLSLSTLRTVSPIHLEYLRNMGVAASLSVSILRNGRLWGLFACHHTEPRHISLERRTGAELFGQMFSWLLEAREREAGAEREVRSRELHNRLLGALASGGTNLESLSDFLDDLSGILPCDGIGLWVNGEITLQGSTPTAEEFAGLVRFLNRTAASKAYATDEIGRVHEPGRDFTERAAGMLAIPVSRTPRDFLVYFRREVSRSVTWAGNPVKPATLGPNGIRLSPRKSFEAWRETVHGRSLPWSDVEMRTAEALRITLLEVILRLTDSAEKERKVAQERQELLIAELNHRVRNILNLIRGVVTQSRPADGADSAFATTVGDRIQALARAHDQITLTKWGPGSLRDLVTLEAGAYLGTKAGRVVLDGADVLLEPQAFSTVALVVHEMMTNSAKYGALCDSLGRVDVRWERDALDHLVIRWRETGGPAVRAPTRRGFGTTIIERSIPYELKGEAEVRYELAGVEARFTIPPAFVRDAPPAAPKAVPAASAEPSRRLTGSVLVVEDNMIIALEAEELLTSLGATTVDMASSTREALRLIDAAPPARALLDVNLGSETSIAVARKLFELGIPYAFATGYGDGFRIPEDLADVPLVKKPYEADDLLRAFPA, encoded by the coding sequence ATGGACCAGTTGAGCGCGTCACAACCGACGCCCGAGATCGACCTCACGTCGTGTGACCGCGAGCCCATCCACATCCTGGGCGCGGTTCAAGGCTTCGGCTTCCTCCTCGGCGTCTCCCCGGACTGGATCGTCACCCGCGCCTCGGACAACGTGGCGGCCTGGCTGGGCCAGGGCGCCGATGCGCTTCTCGGCCTACCGCTCGACGCCGTCCTCGACCGCGAAGCCATTCACACCCTGCGCGGGCATCTTCAGACCCTGCGCGGCCCGGACGCGGTCGACCGTGTTTTCGGCCTCCGACTGGTGCCGGGCGGCGAACCGTTCGACGTGGCCCTCCACCGATCCGGCGACACCATCGTCATCGAAGCCGAGCCGAGCGCCACCGAGCACCTCAGCGCCGGCAACCTCGTGCGCAGCATGGTCACCCGCCTCCAGCAGACCGTGGGTTTCGACCCGCTATGCCGCGAGGCCGCGCGCCAGATGCGGGCGCTGACCGGGTTCGACCGGGTGATGGTCTACCGGTTCGCCGAGGACCATTCCGGCGAGGTTGTCGCCGAAGCGGTTCGGTCCGGCCTCGACCCGTACCTCGGGCTGCACTACCCGGCCTCCGACATTCCCAGGCAGGCCCGCGCGCTTTACGAGCGCAACTGGCTGCGCATCATCGCCGACGTCGACGACCCAGGAGCCGCCGTGGTGCCGTCGCGGGATCCGGATGGCCGGCCCCTCGACCTGTCGCTTTCGACCCTCCGGACGGTCTCGCCGATCCACCTCGAATACCTGCGCAACATGGGAGTGGCAGCCTCGCTGTCCGTGTCCATCCTGCGCAACGGCCGCCTGTGGGGCCTGTTCGCCTGCCACCACACCGAGCCGCGCCACATCTCCCTCGAACGCCGGACCGGCGCCGAGCTCTTCGGGCAGATGTTCTCCTGGCTGCTGGAGGCCCGGGAGCGCGAGGCCGGCGCGGAGCGCGAGGTCCGCTCCCGCGAGCTGCACAACCGGCTGCTCGGCGCCCTGGCCTCCGGCGGCACCAACCTGGAAAGCCTATCCGACTTTCTGGACGACCTCTCGGGCATCCTGCCCTGCGACGGCATCGGACTGTGGGTGAACGGCGAGATCACCCTGCAGGGCTCGACCCCGACCGCGGAGGAATTCGCCGGCTTGGTGCGTTTCCTCAACCGCACGGCCGCGAGCAAGGCCTACGCGACCGACGAGATCGGGCGAGTCCACGAGCCCGGCCGGGACTTCACCGAGCGGGCGGCGGGCATGCTCGCCATCCCGGTGTCGCGCACGCCCCGTGACTTCCTGGTCTACTTCCGGCGCGAAGTTTCGCGGTCCGTGACCTGGGCCGGCAACCCGGTGAAGCCCGCGACCCTTGGGCCGAACGGCATCCGCCTGTCGCCGCGGAAGAGTTTCGAGGCGTGGCGCGAGACCGTGCACGGTCGCTCCCTGCCGTGGTCGGACGTCGAGATGCGGACCGCCGAGGCCCTGCGCATCACCTTGCTGGAGGTGATCCTGCGCCTCACCGATTCCGCCGAGAAGGAGCGCAAGGTCGCCCAGGAGCGCCAGGAACTCCTCATCGCCGAGCTCAACCACCGGGTCCGCAATATCCTGAACCTGATCCGCGGGGTGGTGACGCAGAGCCGGCCTGCGGACGGTGCGGACAGCGCCTTCGCGACGACGGTCGGCGACCGCATCCAGGCGTTGGCCCGGGCCCACGACCAGATCACCTTGACCAAATGGGGGCCCGGGTCGCTGCGGGACCTCGTCACGCTGGAGGCCGGGGCCTACCTCGGCACTAAGGCCGGCCGGGTTGTCCTCGACGGCGCCGACGTCCTGCTGGAGCCGCAAGCGTTCTCGACCGTCGCCCTGGTCGTGCACGAGATGATGACGAACTCGGCCAAGTACGGCGCACTCTGCGACAGCCTGGGCCGGGTCGACGTCCGCTGGGAGCGCGACGCCCTCGACCATCTCGTGATCCGCTGGCGCGAGACCGGCGGACCGGCGGTGCGGGCGCCCACCCGGAGGGGTTTCGGCACGACCATCATCGAGCGGTCGATACCCTACGAGCTCAAGGGCGAGGCGGAGGTGCGCTACGAGTTGGCCGGCGTCGAAGCGCGCTTCACCATCCCCCCGGCGTTCGTCCGGGACGCACCGCCCGCCGCGCCGAAGGCAGTCCCGGCGGCCAGCGCCGAGCCTTCGCGCAGGCTCACGGGGTCGGTGCTCGTCGTCGAGGACAACATGATCATCGCCCTGGAAGCCGAGGAGCTGCTCACGTCGCTCGGCGCCACGACGGTCGACATGGCCTCGTCGACGCGAGAGGCGCTCCGCCTGATCGACGCGGCGCCGCCGGCCCGTGCCTTGCTCGACGTCAACCTCGGTTCCGAGACCAGCATCGCGGTCGCGCGCAAGCTGTTCGAGCTCGGCATCCCCTATGCTTTCGCCACCGGCTACGGCGACGGCTTCCGCATCCCGGAAGACCTCGCCGACGTGCCGCTGGTGAAGAAGCCGTACGAGGCCGACGACCTCCTGCGCGCCTTCCCGGCTTGA
- a CDS encoding CsbD family protein, producing the protein MSSTTDKIKGLANEAVGNVKQGIGNATGNDKLKAEGKTQELKGDAQKTTGDVKDGAKHVADKVTGKV; encoded by the coding sequence ATGAGCAGCACCACCGACAAGATCAAGGGCCTCGCCAACGAGGCCGTCGGCAACGTGAAGCAGGGCATCGGCAACGCGACCGGCAACGACAAGCTCAAGGCCGAGGGCAAGACCCAGGAACTCAAGGGCGACGCCCAGAAGACCACCGGCGACGTCAAGGACGGCGCCAAGCACGTCGCCGACAAGGTCACCGGCAAGGTTTGA
- a CDS encoding DUF2934 domain-containing protein — MTNRETSSSHRADAPAASDAEIRERAYDIWERHHRPEGFGLRSWLLARRELLAGRAAAKQAETSPACGPEAGIITDGSPESVTGHTERGPG; from the coding sequence ATGACGAACCGGGAAACCTCGTCTTCCCATCGTGCGGACGCCCCCGCGGCCTCCGATGCGGAGATCCGCGAGCGGGCCTACGACATCTGGGAGAGGCATCATCGTCCCGAGGGCTTCGGGTTGAGATCCTGGCTCCTGGCCAGGCGCGAGTTGCTGGCCGGGCGCGCGGCGGCGAAGCAAGCCGAGACCAGCCCGGCGTGCGGGCCAGAGGCAGGCATCATCACGGACGGCTCTCCCGAGAGCGTGACCGGACATACGGAACGAGGCCCGGGATAG
- a CDS encoding PAS domain S-box protein has translation MVEFDVKALSREELEAEVLRLRSRLPEAEGEAFGRKARSTPTGWDGLFAAVEKTRLPMILTDPNLSDDPIVFANRAFQELSGYGADQLVGRNCRFLQGPDTDPASVQAIRDAIAAKRDIAVDILNYRRDGTPFLNELFISPIMDRDGRVLFHFGSQVDVTGYRDARRRLAANERRQRAVFDSAVDFAIVVTDCDGLVTDWNSGAERIFGWTAEEMRGQPADRLFTPEDRAKGRPQAEMRLARDAEGASDERWHVRKDGDRFWASGKLMPLFDEVGEHFGFTRIVRDRTAEHEAGRALRENEAQLRESEDHLRHTVELNPQVPWTCDPAGNITSYSNRWLELTGQAPGEPDGAGWMKALHPDDVPHTVALFSRCLASGDPVDVDYRINIAATGAYRWMRARARPRRDADGGIVAWYGVVEDIHDRRLVEEALQESETRYRTLFETVEVGFCIIRMRFDADGRAVDYLIEEANPAFAKQTGADVAGRWVSTFAPDLERHWFDSYGHVALTGEPAHFENYAAVFARWFDVRAHRVGDPRDHRVAVFFSDITARRNAELLAEANARELRLITDALPVLIAFIDAGHVYRFANDAYRDWFSAPPDEVVGRDVRELLGPAAYAVRRPFIDRALGGEPVTFETDWPHRDGRHRVAEIRYLPRWDDGGAVDGFHVFVQDVTVRVQTEADLARQVAARTAERDQIWQASSDLLCVANLDGYFVGLNPAWSQTLGWTDAEMKARPFLDFVHPDDVTSTMAAAGGLSRGEAQLTFENRYRRKDGSYVWLSWNAVPRDGLIYSSVRDVTETKQQAEALAKTEEALRQSQKMEAVGQLTGGLAHDFNNLLAGISGSLELMQTRMSQGRMGDLDRYMTVAQGAAKRAAALTHRLLAFSRRQTLDPKPTNVNRLVHDMEELVRRTVGPAVQLEVVGLAGLWPALIDPGQLENALLNLCINARDAMPDGGRITIETANRWIDEAGARRHDLAPGQYLSVCVSDTGTGMAPDLIEKVFEPFFTTKPTGEGTGLGLSMVYGFARQSGGQVRIYSEVGEGTMVCLYLPRHYGDADEDEVARKLAEVEQAGQGETVLIVDDEPSVRMLVTEVLEDLGYTAIEAADSVAGLKVLQSDVRIDLLVTDVGLPGGMNGRQMADAGRERRPDLKVLFITGYAENAVLGNGYLRPGMQVLTKPFVLETLATRIKDLIAEA, from the coding sequence TTGGTCGAGTTCGACGTCAAGGCGTTGTCGCGGGAGGAACTTGAGGCGGAAGTCTTACGCCTGCGATCGCGGCTGCCGGAGGCGGAAGGCGAGGCGTTCGGCCGAAAGGCGCGCTCGACGCCCACGGGTTGGGACGGGCTGTTCGCCGCGGTCGAGAAGACCCGCCTGCCGATGATCCTGACCGACCCGAACCTGTCTGACGACCCCATCGTCTTCGCCAACCGGGCCTTTCAGGAATTGTCGGGCTACGGCGCTGACCAACTGGTCGGCCGCAATTGCCGCTTCCTGCAGGGACCGGACACCGACCCGGCCTCCGTCCAGGCCATCCGCGACGCCATTGCGGCCAAGCGCGACATCGCCGTCGACATCCTGAACTACAGGCGGGACGGCACGCCCTTCCTCAACGAGCTGTTCATCAGCCCGATCATGGACCGGGACGGGCGGGTCCTCTTCCATTTCGGCAGCCAGGTCGACGTCACCGGATACCGGGACGCCCGTCGGCGGCTCGCCGCGAACGAACGGCGCCAGCGGGCCGTCTTCGACAGCGCCGTGGACTTCGCCATCGTCGTCACCGATTGCGACGGCCTGGTCACCGACTGGAACTCCGGCGCCGAGCGGATCTTCGGCTGGACGGCAGAGGAGATGCGCGGGCAACCCGCCGACCGGCTCTTTACGCCGGAAGACCGCGCGAAAGGACGGCCGCAGGCCGAGATGCGGCTCGCACGGGACGCGGAGGGCGCCTCGGACGAGCGCTGGCACGTCCGCAAGGACGGCGACCGGTTCTGGGCTTCGGGCAAGCTGATGCCGCTGTTCGACGAGGTCGGGGAGCACTTCGGGTTCACTAGGATCGTCCGCGACCGCACGGCCGAGCACGAGGCCGGAAGAGCGCTGAGGGAGAACGAGGCGCAGCTCCGCGAGAGCGAGGACCATCTCCGGCATACGGTCGAACTCAACCCCCAGGTGCCGTGGACCTGCGACCCGGCCGGCAACATCACCTCGTATTCCAACCGCTGGCTGGAACTGACGGGCCAAGCACCGGGCGAACCCGATGGCGCGGGTTGGATGAAGGCGCTGCATCCGGACGACGTCCCGCACACAGTCGCGCTATTCTCCCGGTGCCTGGCCTCGGGCGATCCCGTGGACGTGGACTACCGCATCAACATCGCTGCGACCGGCGCGTACCGCTGGATGCGGGCCAGGGCGCGTCCCCGCCGCGACGCGGATGGCGGCATCGTCGCCTGGTATGGGGTCGTCGAGGACATCCACGACCGCCGGCTGGTTGAGGAAGCGCTGCAGGAGAGCGAGACCCGCTACCGGACGCTGTTCGAGACCGTCGAGGTCGGGTTCTGCATCATCAGGATGCGGTTCGACGCGGACGGGCGGGCGGTCGACTACCTGATCGAGGAGGCCAATCCGGCCTTCGCCAAGCAGACCGGCGCCGATGTCGCCGGCCGGTGGGTCAGCACGTTCGCGCCCGACCTCGAACGACACTGGTTCGACAGCTACGGCCACGTCGCCCTGACGGGGGAACCCGCCCACTTCGAGAACTACGCCGCCGTGTTCGCGCGCTGGTTCGACGTGCGTGCGCACCGGGTCGGGGACCCGCGCGACCACCGTGTCGCGGTCTTCTTCAGCGACATCACCGCACGCAGGAACGCCGAGTTGCTGGCGGAGGCCAACGCGCGCGAGCTCCGGCTCATCACCGACGCGCTGCCGGTGCTGATCGCGTTCATCGACGCCGGCCACGTCTACCGCTTCGCCAACGATGCCTACCGGGACTGGTTCTCCGCCCCACCCGACGAGGTCGTCGGACGCGATGTCCGCGAGCTCCTGGGTCCGGCCGCCTATGCCGTGCGGCGGCCCTTCATCGACCGGGCGCTCGGAGGCGAGCCCGTCACCTTCGAGACGGACTGGCCGCACCGCGACGGGCGCCACCGCGTCGCCGAGATCCGCTACCTGCCCCGCTGGGACGACGGCGGCGCGGTCGACGGCTTCCACGTCTTCGTGCAGGACGTGACCGTCCGGGTGCAGACGGAGGCCGACCTCGCCCGCCAAGTCGCCGCCCGCACCGCCGAGCGCGACCAGATCTGGCAGGCCTCGTCCGACCTGCTCTGCGTGGCCAACCTCGACGGCTACTTCGTCGGTCTTAACCCGGCCTGGTCGCAAACCCTCGGGTGGACCGACGCCGAGATGAAGGCGCGGCCGTTCCTCGATTTCGTCCACCCCGACGACGTCACGTCGACCATGGCGGCGGCGGGTGGGCTGTCGCGCGGGGAGGCCCAGCTCACGTTTGAGAACCGCTACCGCCGCAAGGACGGCAGCTACGTCTGGCTGTCCTGGAACGCCGTGCCGCGCGACGGGCTGATCTACTCGTCCGTGCGCGACGTGACCGAGACGAAGCAGCAGGCCGAGGCCCTCGCGAAGACCGAGGAGGCCCTGCGGCAGTCGCAGAAGATGGAGGCGGTGGGGCAACTCACCGGCGGCCTCGCGCATGATTTCAACAACCTGCTCGCTGGCATCTCGGGCTCGCTGGAGCTGATGCAGACCCGGATGAGCCAAGGGCGGATGGGCGACCTCGACCGCTACATGACGGTCGCTCAGGGCGCGGCCAAGCGTGCCGCCGCACTGACCCACCGCCTGCTCGCCTTCTCCCGCCGCCAGACCCTCGACCCCAAGCCCACCAACGTGAACAGGCTCGTGCACGACATGGAGGAGTTGGTCCGGCGCACCGTCGGTCCCGCCGTCCAGCTGGAGGTCGTCGGCCTCGCGGGCCTGTGGCCGGCGCTGATCGACCCGGGACAGCTTGAGAACGCGCTGCTCAACCTGTGCATCAACGCCCGCGACGCAATGCCGGACGGCGGCCGCATCACCATCGAGACCGCCAACAGGTGGATCGATGAGGCCGGCGCCCGCCGGCATGATCTCGCCCCCGGCCAGTACCTCAGCGTCTGCGTGTCCGACACCGGCACCGGCATGGCCCCGGACCTGATCGAGAAGGTGTTCGAGCCCTTCTTCACGACGAAGCCGACCGGAGAGGGCACCGGCCTCGGGCTGTCCATGGTCTACGGCTTCGCCAGGCAATCCGGCGGTCAGGTGCGGATCTATTCCGAGGTCGGCGAGGGCACGATGGTCTGCCTCTACCTGCCGCGCCACTACGGCGACGCCGACGAGGACGAAGTCGCGCGAAAGCTCGCCGAGGTCGAGCAGGCGGGCCAGGGCGAGACGGTCCTGATCGTCGACGACGAGCCCTCGGTGCGGATGCTGGTCACCGAGGTGCTGGAAGACCTCGGCTACACGGCCATCGAGGCCGCCGACAGCGTCGCCGGCCTGAAAGTGCTGCAGTCGGACGTGCGCATCGACCTGCTGGTCACCGACGTCGGCCTGCCGGGGGGCATGAACGGGCGCCAGATGGCCGATGCCGGCCGCGAGCGGCGCCCCGACCTCAAGGTATTGTTCATCACCGGCTATGCCGAGAACGCGGTGCTCGGGAACGGCTATCTGCGCCCCGGCATGCAGGTCCTGACGAAACCGTTCGTGCTGGAGACGCTGGCCACGCGCATCAAGGACCTCATCGCCGAGGCTTGA
- a CDS encoding ABC transporter substrate-binding protein, whose protein sequence is MRRRDLTCLIIIEALCTLRSHRAMSAGKLPRIVFVTPIGRSGGATDGDSWNGLVTAFLQGLRDFGYIDGTTMKFEFYSAEGKPSQVDEIAARILEDPPDVVVAGGGGANEVAHAFKRLTRTVPIVMANSSDPVMQGLVLSLARPGGNITGFSGNTGPDFEVKRLEILREIAPYVSKIAYLGLKIDWESPVGIAVRSAAERFDAMVIHAEHASLDYSRAFDFILKEKVQGLFVGRNPWNYSNRHAIAAFAADRRIAAVYPTREYIEVAGLISYGPSLSVLYRRAARYVDKILKGDKPADLPVDQPSKFELVINTKAALAIGITPPATLLARADEIID, encoded by the coding sequence ATGCGACGGCGTGACCTCACCTGCTTGATAATCATCGAGGCCCTCTGCACGCTGCGGTCACATCGAGCAATGTCGGCTGGCAAGTTGCCCCGGATCGTGTTCGTCACGCCAATTGGTCGGTCTGGCGGCGCCACCGACGGTGATAGCTGGAATGGCCTTGTCACGGCCTTTTTACAGGGACTTCGAGATTTCGGATACATAGATGGCACTACTATGAAGTTCGAATTTTACTCCGCGGAGGGAAAGCCTAGTCAAGTTGATGAAATAGCCGCTCGCATTCTTGAAGATCCGCCGGACGTGGTTGTGGCGGGTGGAGGGGGCGCCAATGAGGTTGCTCATGCTTTTAAACGACTGACGCGGACAGTTCCGATTGTTATGGCCAATAGTTCCGACCCTGTAATGCAAGGTCTCGTGTTGAGTTTGGCGCGCCCCGGCGGCAATATTACTGGATTTTCTGGGAATACTGGACCAGATTTTGAAGTAAAAAGGCTTGAAATATTGAGGGAAATTGCGCCTTATGTGAGCAAAATTGCCTACTTAGGATTGAAAATCGACTGGGAAAGTCCGGTCGGAATTGCTGTCCGGAGCGCTGCGGAGCGGTTCGATGCAATGGTCATACATGCTGAGCATGCGTCTTTGGACTACAGTAGAGCGTTCGATTTCATTTTAAAGGAGAAGGTGCAAGGATTGTTTGTGGGGCGCAATCCATGGAACTATTCCAATCGCCACGCAATTGCTGCATTTGCTGCAGATCGACGAATTGCCGCAGTGTATCCTACTCGCGAGTACATTGAGGTTGCCGGTCTGATCTCTTACGGACCGAGCCTTTCGGTCCTGTACCGGCGTGCTGCCCGCTATGTCGATAAGATCTTGAAGGGTGACAAGCCTGCTGATCTGCCTGTAGATCAGCCGAGCAAATTTGAACTTGTGATAAATACGAAGGCTGCACTGGCCATCGGCATCACCCCGCCCGCGACACTTCTTGCTCGTGCCGACGAGATCATTGATTAG
- a CDS encoding 3-oxoacid CoA-transferase subunit B — MDFRELIARRVARELHDNTLVNLGIGLPTLVARFVPAGLRVYFQSENGIIGFGARPPEGMEDVHLTDAGGAFVSALPGAVAFDSAMSFALIRGGHLDTTVLGGLQVDQSGRLANWMIPGQLVPGMGGAMDLVGGARRVIVAMSHTQKTVPKIVPELTLPATSLRPANLIVTEMAVIAPSPEGLVLRERAPGISIDAILRATAAELRITGDIPEMEI, encoded by the coding sequence ATGGATTTCCGTGAACTGATCGCACGTCGCGTCGCCCGAGAGTTGCACGACAACACCCTGGTCAACCTCGGCATCGGCCTTCCGACCCTCGTCGCGCGCTTCGTGCCCGCGGGCCTGCGCGTCTACTTCCAGTCTGAGAACGGCATCATCGGCTTCGGCGCCCGGCCGCCCGAGGGAATGGAGGACGTCCATCTCACCGATGCGGGCGGCGCCTTCGTGTCGGCGCTGCCGGGGGCGGTGGCGTTTGACTCGGCGATGTCCTTCGCGCTCATCCGCGGCGGTCATCTCGATACCACCGTCCTGGGCGGATTGCAGGTCGACCAGTCCGGCCGTCTCGCGAACTGGATGATCCCGGGCCAGCTCGTTCCCGGGATGGGCGGTGCGATGGACCTCGTCGGTGGAGCCCGCCGCGTCATCGTGGCCATGAGCCATACCCAGAAGACGGTGCCGAAGATCGTTCCGGAGCTGACGCTTCCCGCCACGTCGCTCCGACCCGCGAACCTGATCGTGACGGAGATGGCGGTGATCGCGCCCAGTCCGGAGGGATTGGTCCTCCGGGAACGGGCGCCCGGTATCTCCATCGACGCCATTCTTCGAGCGACCGCTGCGGAATTGCGAATTACCGGAGACATTCCTGAGATGGAGATATGA
- a CDS encoding CoA transferase subunit A produces the protein MRTSLTPHAAAALVPDGATIMIGGFMGVGTPNRVIDALVARGARNLTVIANDTARPGVGIGKLIGAGAVSRAIVSHIGTNPETQRAMLAGEIAVDLVPQGTLAERVRAGGSGLGGVLTTTGLGTVVAEGKTVVRVGGREFLVEEALRAAVALVAARSADYAGNLVYTLTARNFNPLMAMAAETVIAEPNEIVPVGVLAPDVIHTPGVLVDHLVERPLPL, from the coding sequence ATGAGAACCAGCCTGACACCACACGCGGCCGCTGCGCTCGTCCCCGACGGTGCCACGATCATGATCGGCGGCTTCATGGGCGTGGGAACGCCGAACCGCGTGATCGACGCCCTCGTGGCGCGCGGGGCTCGCAACCTCACGGTCATCGCGAACGACACCGCGCGGCCGGGCGTCGGCATCGGCAAGTTGATCGGCGCCGGCGCCGTGTCACGGGCGATCGTCTCGCATATCGGCACTAACCCGGAGACGCAGCGCGCCATGCTGGCGGGCGAGATCGCCGTCGACCTCGTACCCCAGGGAACATTGGCGGAGCGCGTCCGCGCCGGTGGCTCCGGGTTGGGCGGCGTGCTGACCACAACTGGCCTGGGCACCGTGGTCGCCGAGGGCAAGACTGTCGTGCGGGTTGGCGGTCGTGAGTTTCTGGTCGAGGAGGCGTTGAGAGCGGCCGTCGCCCTGGTGGCGGCCCGAAGCGCCGATTACGCGGGCAACCTCGTCTACACGCTGACGGCCCGAAACTTCAATCCGCTGATGGCCATGGCCGCCGAGACCGTCATCGCCGAGCCGAACGAGATCGTTCCGGTCGGCGTCCTGGCGCCGGACGTCATCCATACACCCGGCGTGCTGGTCGATCACTTGGTCGAACGACCGTTGCCGCTGTGA